The Fusibacter sp. A1 DNA segment TCTTGCTTGTGCCCTTGATCGTCCTGGTTCTCCTAAGACCCATTCGGGATGGTCATCAAAAAGTCTGGTTCCCATATTGATCATTTCTGGCTCAATCCAAAGACCAAAATCCATTCCGAGCGCACGGATTTTTTCAGAGATGCCCTTGATGCCATCCGGCAACTTGGCCTTATTGACATACCAGTCGCCAAGTCCTGTGGTGTCGTCGTTTCGCTTACCAAACCATCCGTCGTCGAGCACAAACAGGTCAACGCCCAAAGCCTTTGATTTTTCTGCAAGCTTCAGTAGTTTTTTTTCATCAAAATCAAAGTAGGTCGCTTCCCAGTTGTTGACGAGAACCGGCCTTACCGAGGCTCTCCATTTTTTTGGTATGAGGTATTCCCTAAAGAATCGGTGAAAAGTCCTACTCATGTGCCCTACGCCTTTACACGTATGGCATAGCAAGGCCTCAGGAGAAGTGAAGGAGTCACCCGGAACCAGGCTCCAAGAAAAACCATCCGGGTGAATTCCTGCGCTCAGTCTCGTCTGATGCTGCGAATCCACTTCGGCGGCCATCAAAAAGTTCCCGCTGTAGATAAGCGATATTCCAAACACTTCTCCACTTGATTCTGAGGTATCGCTGCGCTTAAGCATCATAAAGGGATTGTGTTGGGCGCTTGAAGCGCCTCTTTTGCTCCCAATGGACTGGTTGCCTGGCCTTAACTTTGTTTCATAGAGTTGCCTTTCGCTGATCCAGTCTCCTGCAAGATGGCACATGTGATACTTGCTATCCACAAGATCGATCGACATGCTCATCAAACGATCCAGTACCACTGGACTATCACCTACATTCACAATTTTTGCGCTTCGGGCGATGATCCCTAAATTTTCGAAAAGGCTATAGCTGAGGTAGACCTCAAGTCGAGCATGATTGTCAATGAGCTTGATGATCAGTGTTTCAACCTCGTCCTCATTTTCGCACCAGCTATGTGGAAGCCCTTCGATCGCAGGCTTCCCCCTGCTCACTTGATACGACTCGTACTTAAAGTCTGTAAGTCGGCTGCCACAAGTTCTAAGGACATCCACTGCAGGTTCTCTAAAATCTCCAGTTCCAAAACTAGGATATTCGAGCCTTTCGAGTCCAAGCGATACGTCAAACCTTCCTTCCTCGACATAGGCGGTAAGGCCTTTGTTCTGGTCGGTTCTGAAATAGGCTTCTATCAGTTCGCCTTCAAGACGTTCTCCAAAGTGATAATGTGCGAGATGACCGGTTCTTAAGACACCCATCACATAGCTGATTTCACTGTTTTTTAAGTGAAAGATCTTCGTTTTTTCATCAAATGTTATCATCCACTACCCCTTTACGGCACCACCGACTGTAAGTGCTTTTTCCACCTGATTGCTGAAGAAGATGTATAAAAGAATCGTCGGCAGACTTGCTATGACCATGGTCGCTCCCATCGCACCCCAATCGGTTGTAAACTGCCCTTGGAAGAATAAGATTCCCAGCGGAAGGGTCTTGAGCTTCTGATCGATGACCAGGACATTGGCCAAGATGAACTCGTTCCATGAATTGAGGAAGGTGAAGATCACAAGAGTCCAGATGGCAGGTTTGACCGTCGGCACCATGATGTGAAAGAAAGTCTGAAAAATAGTTGCTCCGTCTATGCAGGCCGCTTCTTCGAGTTCAACCGGCAGTCCTACAAAAAAGGCGTAGAAGACCATGGTTGCAAAAGACAGATTAAATGCTGAATACGGTATGATGAGCGCTAAATGCGATCCCATAAAGCCAAGCTGGTTCACAGTTCTTGCAACGGGTATCAGCACGGCTTGAACCGGGATGAACATGCCAAGAGCCACATAGATTCTGATCACTTCCTTACCCTTCCATCTCATCCGACTGGTCGCATAAGAAAAAAGCAGCGCAAAGCTTATCGTGATGACGACCGTTCCAACAGCGACGATCACACTGTTTAGAAAGTACTGGGGTACATTGTACTGAGACCATGCCTTGATATAATTTTCAAACCGAAGGGTCGTTGGAAATCCGAATGGATTGCTGACAAAGATCTCATCGTTGTTTTTAAAACTGTAAAAGAGCATCCAAATAAGAGGATACAGCGACACAAACGCGTATCCCCAAAGAAATAGATGGAATAACGCCTTGCTTAAGGAAAACGGGCTACGGTTTATTTTAGGTTTGTTCATCATGCTCCCTCCACTGCTTTTTCTGTTTTAAAGATCCAATTGATCACGAGTATGGCCATCAGACATTCGAGTACAAGCACAGCCGCAGCAGCAAGGCCATAACCGAATTCTCCGCTTCTAAAAGCGGATGAATACATCATGTAGGTCAGCGTATAGGTCGAGTTTCCCGGGCCTCCGCCTGACATGATGAACATTTCTGTAAAGGCCTTGATTCCTCCAGTAACAGAAATCACCAGACAAAATTTAAAGGTTTCCGCCAAAAGCGGTATGGTTATTTTAAGGTGGGCTTTGACAACACCTGCACCGTCGATGCGAGCTGCTTCATAGTAGGAAGTCGGTATCGACTTGATTCCTGCAAGTATCAGCGCGAACTGATATCCCATCCACTGCCATGCGTTGACTATCGCTATCGCATAAATCGCGTTGTGCCTGTCCACAAGCCAGTTTTGCCTGAAGTCTAGTCCGACGGCTTCGAAAAACCTGTTGAGTAGACCGGTATCCGCATTGTAGATCGACAGCCACAACTGACAGACCACCGTCACCGATAGTACGACAGGAATGAAATAGACGATTCTGAAAAAGTTCTTGCCCTTGAACTTGATCGTCGAAACCGCAAGTGCGAGCACGGTCGCCATGGTAAGCTGAAACATGGTGATGACTAGGGCGAACTTAAATCCGTTGAGATTCGCTATCTTAAAGACCTTGTCATCGAACAATCTGATAAAATTGTCAAATCCGATAAAGATCCCGGATGAAAGACCGTTCCAATCATAAAAACTTCTGTAGAACACCTGGACGATGGGGTAAAAAACCATCACGGTGAATAAAATAAGCGCTGGCATGGTGAATAATGCGACCGCCCATCTGTTGCCAAAATACTTCTTCACGTTCAACCTCTTTTCTATACTCAACCCTTCAACTTGCATTGGCTCTTTAAAGAAAATGAAGCAACCTAATAGTAGATTGCTTCATCATCGATTACTTATTCATTCGCTCGATTGTCTTGTCGATTTCTTCAACAAATTCCGCCACCGTATAATCAGGAGTTAGCAGGAATTGAGATTGGTCTTCAATCGCTACTTTAAACTGAGGATTCGAAAGTCCCCACGCGAATTTTGTAGTTGAAGTGATGGTGCTCATCTCTTCTGACAATTTTGCCATCATCGCCGGGAAAGGTTTCTCAGGCTGTAAGCTTTCGTCGATCTTAAGCGCTAAAATCGGATTTGAACGTTTTGTATATTTTGCTTCACAATATTTCTCAGAAATGAAAGCGGCAACTTCTGCAGCCAGTTCCTTATTTTCAGAATGCGGGCTTACCGCGTATCCGCCTGGTGCACCACCACCTGATAAGGCTTTTGCGTTCTCTTCATAGCCAGGCATAACCGGATACCACATCCAGTCGGCATTTTCGCCTAATTTTTCAGTGGATGCTTCCATCTCCCATTGTCCGTTTAAGAACATCGCAGCTTTTCCTTCGTAGAATAGAGAGGCCGCCTGGTCGTAGTTGAGATTGGTAGCACCTTCTGGTAAGAATCCTACAGCAAGCAAGTCTTTAAGGGTTTGTGCCGCCATGGTGTATGCCTCATCGGATGCACTGCTTTTTCCCTTGTCAAGACTTACGATTCCCTCAGGAGCGAATCTTGTAGCAAATACGTCGTAAAGTGCGGTTGTAATCCATTTTTCTTTTGCAAAGATCGACATTGGAATGATATCGTTCGCATTGAACACTTCAATCGCTGTCAAAAGTTCTTCATAGGTTTCAGGAACTTTCACACCGTATTCTTCAAAAATCGCCTTATTGTAGTACCACATCACTAGTTCGTTGCCCGCATAAGGAAAGGCATAAATATGGCCGTCTTCGTTATAGATGATATTGCTCGCGCTAGGATGTGCCTTATCCAGATAGCCACTGCTTTTGGCAGCATCATCAAGAATCATGATATTGCCTGACTCCTTAAATGTCTCGATTTGCGAAAGACCTACTTGAAAGATATCCGGTAAGTTTCCTGTCGCAGCATACGTCTGTAGCTTTTGACCGTCGTCCTGAGCCTGGATATCAAGTTCAAGCGTCACATTCGGATAAGCTTTCGCTAGTTCTGCTACCGCATAATCGAATGGGATGATCGTATCATCATCGGAATACTGCGCGTAAATTCTAAGTGTGATATTCTCAGCTTTTGGTTCTTCTTTTACTGCTACTGTTTCTGCCTCTTTATCTGCCACAGCAGGCGCCGAAGGTTCTTCTTTTGTCGAACAACCGGCCATCATGCCTACTATCAGCATCATTGATACTACAAGTGCTAAAACACGCTTCATTGTGATTCCCCCTATACAAGTTGAGTTTGACTTAATAACGTTTTCCTACACCGCTAGTATAGGTTTAAAAATCACTAAACTGAATGGACGATTCAAAAATGAAATGGTACTTTTCGAAATTAGTTTCTGAAATCACTTGGTGATTTTCCGTAAAAACGCTTAAAGCATTTACTGAAATAGCCTGCGTCCACATAGCCTACACGCTGTGCGATCGTACTCAATTTACTGTCCTTCAACGCTATCATCTCTTTCGCTTTTTCCATCCTCAGTTTCAGCACATAATCGGAAATCGTCATTCCTGTTTCCGATTTGAACATGCTTCTTAGGTAAGTTTGATTGACCAGCAGCTCCTTAGACATATCCGACATATTGAAAAAAGGATCCTGGTATTCCCTGAGGATATAGCCTTTCACATCATCCGCGATTTTTTTCGATCTGCTGACATATTCATCATTGATGTAATTGACGCCGTGTCCCCTACCGACCTTTGACTTATGGTTAAGCGCGCTCACCGATTCCTCATAAGAGGTGACGATGCCGTCAAGTCCTGAATGTATTCCACCTATACCAATCGAGACATTCAGGTTCAGTCGAGTCTCGATGATATCCACCACCCGTTTAAAATCATCGATATCCACTTCTTCATCAGGAGTCTCATTAAGACAGGCCATGACAAGCATCCTTCCATCGTAGTCGGTAAAGCTGAATCTTCTGTCCCCTTCGTCGATCAGGTCTTCGATAATGGTACCGACAGATTGTTTCCACGACATTTCCCTATCAAAATCCACATCTGAGCCAAGGCCTGATTCGATGGCTATCGCCACCACCCTGAACTTCTTACTCTTATGCACCCACTGGCTAACGACAGGAAGCAGGGCGTCGTCACTCTCTTTTACATGCTTGCCGTAGATCAGGCTTCTAAAATAATGCTCGCGCTTGATATACACATCATCTTTTTTAGGTACGCCCTTTGCACCATGTTCATGGTATTGCTGCAAGGACAAAAGTGTGACGATCAGCTCTTCCTTTTCAAACGGCTTGACGATATAATCCGATACCCCTAACCTTACGGCTTTTCTGGCATACTCGAACTCGCTATGGCCTGTGATCAGCACCACCGATGTCAAGGGGAGCTGTTCCTTTAACGCTTCAGTAAAATCGAGGCCGTTCATATAGGGCATGTTGATGTCAGACAGGACGATATCGGGCTTATGTTTGATCGCCAGATTCAAGGCATCGGCACCATTGTTTGCTTCACAGACAAGTTCAAAGCCATAAGACGGCCAGTCGATGGTCTGTTTCAAATAATCTAAAAATACAGGCATGTCATCCACTATCATGACCTTAAGCATCCTTCTCACTCCTTTTTATTGTAATGACCACCGTCGTACCGACGCCGGTCTCGCTTTCAATTTTCAAATGACAGGTCTCACCTAGAAGCAGCCGCAACCGTTCTCGGACATTGATGATACCAAAATGCTTTGTACCGTCAAAGTGAATCATCTGCTTATTGTCATCTTCAGGTTCCGACTGTTCAAGCACTCTGTTTAACACACGCAGCCTGTCCTTTTCGATTCCTATGCCGTTGTCTTTGATCATCAGTACAAAATCGTCAGAGGTGTGTCCCGATATGATTTCAAGCTCGCCCTGACCGTCCTTGTACTTCAACCCATGATAGATTGCATTTTCTACAAAGGGCTGAAGGCTTAGTTTTGGAACAAACATCTCCAACATCTCCTCTTCCACATCTATGTTGTAGGAAAACATATCCTCATACCTGATATTTTGGATCGTCAGGTAGTCTTCCACAATGCGTAGTTCGTCTCTAAGTCGTATCTGATCGGCACCACCTGACAGGGACTGCTTGTAAAAGTCGGCGAGTGTCATCGTCGCCCTTTTTGCTTTCTTATTTTGCTTCATTTCAATCAGTTTCATGATGATATCCAGCGTGTTATACAAGAAATGGGGCTTGATCTGTTCCTGAATAAGCGCAAGCTCGTAATGCCGCTTTCTTTCTTCCTCCTGTGAAATACGGATGAGAAGCTCTTCGATCTTACTGCTCATCGTATTGAAGCTCTTAGCAAAGAGACCCAGCTCATCACTGCTTGTCACCTGGATCCTATGGGTGAAATCTCCGCTCGAGACGACTTCGACCCCCTTTTTTAACAGTAGGATCGGTCGTGTGATCCAGTGATTCACAAAATAAGACAGCATGACTACAAGCAGGATGATCGATGCCAGCATCACCGCTGTAAGTACGATCAGATTTGTCATATCTGCTGTGAACGATTTTAAGTCACCCACAGCGACCAAGGTCCAAGGAAGCTTGTCCAGCTGATTTTTTGCGAACATGCTCGTGCTTGAAGTCCCTTTTATCAGATTATGGCTGGCACCCTTTAGATTCATAAAGACTAAAAGATCCTTGTCTGCCACCTTGTCGAACAACTTCTCCTTTTTCACAGAGGATACGATCTGATACGAGTCATCCACAAGCATGTATTCCACGAGCTCCTGCTCAAAGCCTGAGGAGAGAGTTTTCTCACTGATGTTGATAAAGAGATAGCCTATGGTCTTTCCCGTATTGATATTCCATACTTTCTTCCCTAATGTGACCACTGCCTCTTCTCCACTCAGCGTCATCCAAGACCTCCGCTGCATGTCAAACCACAGGTTGGTTCCAGCCGAATCAGCGACATGGTCGATCAGCGTCTGCTTTCCAAGTAAAGGATAGTCCTTCACCAGTTCGATATCGGAATAATAGATCCGATTCGATGTATCGATAAAGGCGATCGATTCGACATCCTTGAAGATCAGCTTTGAATAGGCTAGTTCGTTGG contains these protein-coding regions:
- a CDS encoding alpha-galactosidase yields the protein MITFDEKTKIFHLKNSEISYVMGVLRTGHLAHYHFGERLEGELIEAYFRTDQNKGLTAYVEEGRFDVSLGLERLEYPSFGTGDFREPAVDVLRTCGSRLTDFKYESYQVSRGKPAIEGLPHSWCENEDEVETLIIKLIDNHARLEVYLSYSLFENLGIIARSAKIVNVGDSPVVLDRLMSMSIDLVDSKYHMCHLAGDWISERQLYETKLRPGNQSIGSKRGASSAQHNPFMMLKRSDTSESSGEVFGISLIYSGNFLMAAEVDSQHQTRLSAGIHPDGFSWSLVPGDSFTSPEALLCHTCKGVGHMSRTFHRFFREYLIPKKWRASVRPVLVNNWEATYFDFDEKKLLKLAEKSKALGVDLFVLDDGWFGKRNDDTTGLGDWYVNKAKLPDGIKGISEKIRALGMDFGLWIEPEMINMGTRLFDDHPEWVLGEPGRSRAQARNQYVLDYSNPQVVDHIFSVLSQILDGSLISYIKWDMNRNITDAFSSYLSGSHQGELMHRYILGVYELYGRIRSRYPDVMIESCAAGGGRFDPGMLFYAPQAWTSDNTDALERMNIQYATSLVYPLSMMGSHVSEVPNHQVMRSTPLKTRADVAYFGTFGYELDFNKMDEGQCAQVVDQINFFKTYRTLIHLGDFYRLISPFEGDKNETAWMVVSEGKESAIVAWYQKLARSNACVMYMKLEGLDEHAVYKVNDEMPVHGSILMNIGIKLIPSFNGITKTEDSTGDYQSRIWTLKKIT
- a CDS encoding carbohydrate ABC transporter permease, with the translated sequence MNKPKINRSPFSLSKALFHLFLWGYAFVSLYPLIWMLFYSFKNNDEIFVSNPFGFPTTLRFENYIKAWSQYNVPQYFLNSVIVAVGTVVITISFALLFSYATSRMRWKGKEVIRIYVALGMFIPVQAVLIPVARTVNQLGFMGSHLALIIPYSAFNLSFATMVFYAFFVGLPVELEEAACIDGATIFQTFFHIMVPTVKPAIWTLVIFTFLNSWNEFILANVLVIDQKLKTLPLGILFFQGQFTTDWGAMGATMVIASLPTILLYIFFSNQVEKALTVGGAVKG
- a CDS encoding carbohydrate ABC transporter permease, encoding MKKYFGNRWAVALFTMPALILFTVMVFYPIVQVFYRSFYDWNGLSSGIFIGFDNFIRLFDDKVFKIANLNGFKFALVITMFQLTMATVLALAVSTIKFKGKNFFRIVYFIPVVLSVTVVCQLWLSIYNADTGLLNRFFEAVGLDFRQNWLVDRHNAIYAIAIVNAWQWMGYQFALILAGIKSIPTSYYEAARIDGAGVVKAHLKITIPLLAETFKFCLVISVTGGIKAFTEMFIMSGGGPGNSTYTLTYMMYSSAFRSGEFGYGLAAAAVLVLECLMAILVINWIFKTEKAVEGA
- a CDS encoding ABC transporter substrate-binding protein, translated to MKRVLALVVSMMLIVGMMAGCSTKEEPSAPAVADKEAETVAVKEEPKAENITLRIYAQYSDDDTIIPFDYAVAELAKAYPNVTLELDIQAQDDGQKLQTYAATGNLPDIFQVGLSQIETFKESGNIMILDDAAKSSGYLDKAHPSASNIIYNEDGHIYAFPYAGNELVMWYYNKAIFEEYGVKVPETYEELLTAIEVFNANDIIPMSIFAKEKWITTALYDVFATRFAPEGIVSLDKGKSSASDEAYTMAAQTLKDLLAVGFLPEGATNLNYDQAASLFYEGKAAMFLNGQWEMEASTEKLGENADWMWYPVMPGYEENAKALSGGGAPGGYAVSPHSENKELAAEVAAFISEKYCEAKYTKRSNPILALKIDESLQPEKPFPAMMAKLSEEMSTITSTTKFAWGLSNPQFKVAIEDQSQFLLTPDYTVAEFVEEIDKTIERMNK
- a CDS encoding response regulator; protein product: MLKVMIVDDMPVFLDYLKQTIDWPSYGFELVCEANNGADALNLAIKHKPDIVLSDINMPYMNGLDFTEALKEQLPLTSVVLITGHSEFEYARKAVRLGVSDYIVKPFEKEELIVTLLSLQQYHEHGAKGVPKKDDVYIKREHYFRSLIYGKHVKESDDALLPVVSQWVHKSKKFRVVAIAIESGLGSDVDFDREMSWKQSVGTIIEDLIDEGDRRFSFTDYDGRMLVMACLNETPDEEVDIDDFKRVVDIIETRLNLNVSIGIGGIHSGLDGIVTSYEESVSALNHKSKVGRGHGVNYINDEYVSRSKKIADDVKGYILREYQDPFFNMSDMSKELLVNQTYLRSMFKSETGMTISDYVLKLRMEKAKEMIALKDSKLSTIAQRVGYVDAGYFSKCFKRFYGKSPSDFRN
- a CDS encoding sensor histidine kinase, which encodes MTFKNHRRMSLKKKLTYLYLPLMILPMIAFAMLSGKLYRDSIVNRSLLSMVDSTSVISERVDDVLEQAENAATYLTISINNLVNNISADGVLSEDVKMYSLLSNELAYSKLIFKDVESIAFIDTSNRIYYSDIELVKDYPLLGKQTLIDHVADSAGTNLWFDMQRRSWMTLSGEEAVVTLGKKVWNINTGKTIGYLFINISEKTLSSGFEQELVEYMLVDDSYQIVSSVKKEKLFDKVADKDLLVFMNLKGASHNLIKGTSSTSMFAKNQLDKLPWTLVAVGDLKSFTADMTNLIVLTAVMLASIILLVVMLSYFVNHWITRPILLLKKGVEVVSSGDFTHRIQVTSSDELGLFAKSFNTMSSKIEELLIRISQEEERKRHYELALIQEQIKPHFLYNTLDIIMKLIEMKQNKKAKRATMTLADFYKQSLSGGADQIRLRDELRIVEDYLTIQNIRYEDMFSYNIDVEEEMLEMFVPKLSLQPFVENAIYHGLKYKDGQGELEIISGHTSDDFVLMIKDNGIGIEKDRLRVLNRVLEQSEPEDDNKQMIHFDGTKHFGIINVRERLRLLLGETCHLKIESETGVGTTVVITIKRSEKDA